DNA from Daucus carota subsp. sativus chromosome 1, DH1 v3.0, whole genome shotgun sequence:
AAGATCTCATGGCCAAATTGCTTGAGCTTGATGACGTGGAGGCTGTTTATACAGACCAGAAATGATCAAATAATTACAGGCTATTGAGCTATTTTTTCAACAAGTAGTTAAGCCTAATCATAAAGCTCCATAGTTCGGCTCAGTAAAGAAAAAGGTATACTGATTCACGCAACATACTTGGTAGAAAGGTTTACATTTTTGTTTAGCTTACAGATTCAAGTTAAGGCATGATCATGTACCAGCATTTGGAAGAGAGTTCATTGCTTTCGGAACTTATaacattcttaatttttttacacaaGACAGGTACTCTGTTAATAAAGTGATTGTATGAAAGCACATTATAAAGCAGTGATATGTTAATGCAACAAATGTTTATTGACTGAAACCTTCTTTTCTAGTTAGAGTATCCCATAAACTCAGGATAAAGACTCGAaactttcaaattttcattCATGTTTTCCAGTAATATTAGAAGGGTCATGGTCGTAAATGCCGCCTATTATTTTTTAGCCGTTAAATGAATATCAAGCGATCAGATTCCAGCCCTTTTTAATCGTCGGATAGGTACTCGTTTAATGCCTTTAATGACCGGGTGACATAATCACTTCGATTATTTAGCTAAAAACAACCGCTCAACGGACAAATAATCATTTTACTTGTCAAGTGATTAAAAAGTGATGAACGTGTTAAAAAGTTAGATTTTTGGTCAATCTATATTCATCCAATAGCTGAAAAATAATGTCAGGTAATCCTGAAAAATAACAAAGAAGAACATtcggtttttttttatttctgatCAAAGCAAAAACTGTCAACTACACAAGCACATACATCCATGATCGATTCACGCACAATACACTTCAACGTGCTGCTAGACATTGCCGAAGCCTAAACCCAGATACAAAGCTATATTCCTCTCaactgaaataaaatcaaactaacttttacaaaatatatatattcacatcaCAAACAATAAATATGACCAACACATAGCCTCGGTCACTCGACAATCAGACATAGAAATCGACACTATTTTTACAGGACGGAGAGAGTTTAATGTATATTTTTCTCGGTATAGTTATGGCGATTTCTTCGGAACCCAGCATCCATGGAGGCCATAAGGAAGACCATAGGGAAACTTAGCTCTTGCGATTTCTTCGAATGATTTCCCATCTAAGACCAGTGCATAGCCTTCGCCATTTTTGTCACTGATCATCGAGATCACAACCCCTGCAGATGCAAATATtcgtttttattatttattgtgaTCGAATCTCGAAAGATTTTGTCACGGGATTATAAAATCCGAGATGTACAGATGTGAAGATGCCTTTGGTAAGAATAAATTACTTGATTACTCTAATCTAGAACAGTTTAGTAGTTAATTATAAGTGGAATTACCATCGTCTTCCTCAGTTGCACCAGGCCGTGCCACGAAGAATGGTTCAGACGGAACTGCACCCTCATCGTACCAGTTCTTCGCTTTCTTGTCTACCAGGTCAAGCTGCAATTCGATATCGaaacattaattaattaaccgcATTATCATGCATCTTATATGTCTTACAATTTAGTATTGGTTTTAATAAATCTCGATATAATTGAGAATCttgttaaaatataacatatgaCCCCTTGAGATTTTgagagaattggtcacttaataAACTCAGTGTCACAGGAGACTCGGATTCGACCGGTTGAAATTACCTTAGTGAGGGTGTTGGGGAAATTGCATGGACGCACAGCACCGCAAGCATAAGCATACCGGTATGGCTTGCCCAAGAAATCGGGGTTAATGCTGCACATATCCATTCCTCTTCCATGTTCATCTGGATTCAATGCTGCCTCTAGCTTCCCATTTGGACTCCCATCGAATGGTATCACAAATCTACCAACCCTATAAtaccaaataaatttaaattccgTTAATTTTTCATCAACACCGAACACATATATTCCCAGCTTTAGTACATCAGATCGATTTTTTTTCTCCTCTCGGTAATAAGTCCATTACTATTTACTTACCGTGCATCTGGCAAGACATCCTCTTCACCCGAATAAGATCGGAGACTGTTCAATCTGAGCTTATCTAGAATTGTGGTGTCGGCACTATGTTCACAGCAATCAGCAACAACTCCGATCACCCTTCCATCTTCATCTGTTTGCTCATACGCATTAATGAAGTGGAACGTCACAAACAGCGGAACCTCCACACTTGCCACCTTCAATAATATACATTCAGCTATCAAAATTATTACTGAATAAATCTCGACAGTTTTCTGAAATTATCATGATCCGAAGACTGTAACACTGTTCTACGACAAATAAAcaatttcagaaaaataaatgaaaaaatattgTTCGAGATGAGACTCACCACTTTCCCACTAGCTTTGCACATAACATGCACAAAGGCTTTGGATTCGGGGTGCCACTCAAACTTATAAAGCGGAGTCGGCTCGGCCTTGAGTAAATTTTGTGCACAATATCTCAATGGCATCTCCGGCACAACCACATAATGTTCGGTCACCGGAAAAGAGTGAACCCAACCCGGAGCAGGTCCGTTTCTGCAATCCACCCTACCGATCACTTTCCTTTCATTAGTCCCCGGCTCCATCCGGACCACCAAATACCCGGGATTTATCAAATCGGGCAGTAACGTTAAAAATTCCGAATCTGTCACTATCGGATGTGCCGAATGAATTAATCCACCTAAAGTGTCACTATACTCAAACTTGCCTAATGTGTCCAATGTGTCGGGATCGATAATAATCGACCCTTTTTGCGTTTCGGTCAAGCAAACGACCCGGCCGTCGCCTAAATGGACGACGCCGGTGTTTGCATTATCAGTCAAGGAGGCGCCCGAGAATAAATTCGCTAATTCACCGATGTAGGCCAAGAAATTGTCTTGCTTAGGAACTTCGGAAAATTCACGATAGCAAAGCTTGTTGTTCTTCTTAGCAGCTATATATGCATCGGATTCGAGCTGGCGGTGCCCCATCACGAGATGTCCGTTCTCGAAGCGGAGCCGGACTAGGGTGGCGTAGCCGTCGAAGAGGTGCCGGAAGTTGTAGTCGCCTACGTGCCATAATCCCGGTCCGTTCCTTAAGTACGTCCCGTTCTGCATGCAATAAATAGATCAATATTATTAGGGTTTCTTTTTCCAAAAATGTGCATTATTGAAtaaatagttttaaaaaaattgctagcatatataaataattaaagttgCCCCATGTTGGAGAAAAACTAAAGCGCCAACAAGATGAATGATTATACATTTATACATCATGATTGTTCCCCATATAAATTAGTTGCAAAAATATATGAGTTAAATTATGCATCCATGAGAAATAATGCtggtatattttatattttctgtcCGCGTGGATCTTAAAAAAATGTTCCTCCCGTGAACAATGAAAATCAAAGCCATGAAGTACATAGCTATGATAAATTTGTAGTTAAGTTTCGAGAGGAGGGTTTAACAGGATCATCTATTATAACGTACCAGCCAAAGGGGCAATTCGCCTTCGACAGTGAGCTCCCCCTCCCAACGCTCTTGTTTGACACTAGTCCATGCCGCAAGCTTCTTAGTCTCATCATTTTTTCCAGTTCTTGGATTACCAACAACTCCCGGTGGTGGTTGCGTTGCAATACTCACGATGGCCGTGTTGCGTTTCTTAGCAAAACTACTATCGTTAGTAGTGACCGAACCGAAACTGAAACTGAAACCGCCTCGAAAATCATCGAACTTACCTGAAACAGCCTTGTTCAGATTAACTCCCGAGGCTGAAAGTGCGAGAGAAGCCATGTCTAAAGATGCAAATGATAAGTGTTAATTCAAGTAGTAGTTTTAAATATGAACTACTTTGTCTATGCCCAACATATTTATAGTACCTGAAAATTACTTAGTACTATTCGATTCGTCAGGTATCTTGATTGGAGGAATTCCCTTGCACTACAAGACACTTTGATTTACtatgtaataaaatatattttgcatCGTAGTGAATCACAGTCAATTTCGCGGAGCTGTGATCCAAGTAAAAAGACACGTGGCATGCACGTCACGACTGTTATTCAACAGggatatattttgttttgatgcTCTTATCAcacaataaaatatcaatttaatattagaaaaataatataatatggtaCCTTAATTTAAAATAGTAGCTGATGCGTTCAAATAGTTGCATGTACATTTGTAGATCCAGGTTAGTAATCGGCCGATAAGAATAAAGAATGCAATGGTAAGTTACACTTGTAGATCTATAACATAGTTTATAATCCATGGACCACGCACAAAGAGAGGTTAATCTGTTAATATATAATCGCTGAACACTAAAAATTGAGGTAATATGTATAATGTGTAGCacgttaaaattttgtttaaaattttataatcttgctcttaaaattttatacaaaatttgaaaatgaaatgaaatttagaaattatatgatttgcattatacataaaattattctaattaataaaaataacatgtatccttatataaaaactttctttgattgaatttagaagaaaaattatttttgagtttTATTAACAATATATAATTACTATGTAAAAATATCACCATTAAAATTTGAGAATAGTAGAATAACATAtcagtaaataataaattattttaataatttagaatgacacacacacacatatatatatatttgtatgaattttttttattgaatttagaaaaaaaaattacaggtACTGTTTGGGAATCAgcggttagcggattgaattaaatgttttgactagctgattgaaagagatgttttgactagcggattgaattagcggtttCATGTAAAATTGTTtagtaaataattatttcatcagctttttatgacacataccgaaacctctaacccaaaaaactcttcaaattagctttttgaaaattagctttttgagccaaaacctctatttcaattcgCTAACTATCAAGCACTatcattagcggattgaaatggtcaaacctctaaatcaCCACAAACTTCTAATTTTATACCAAGCCACTAACTTCCAAATGCGGCCATAAATATATtcacaataaataattattatttaaaattatagtcgtcagaattttaaaataataaaatagtaaatttttaaatataactaaTCATTATAGCTATTATCATTGAAGCATTTTATTTACAACATCAACAAATTTTACCTAATCATttatattaacatattaataattttagttaataGTTAACTATCTCCCTGGAAGATGCTCTTAGCAGCTATTTAACAAAAAGACCTCCCTACTTAGCGCCGAGGAAAGTAGTAAAGGTGAATAGGTGATAGTCCTCCGTCATCTCTTCTGAAAAAATTaggcttttaaaaaaaaaaatttagttaagTTTATGGCTTTCTTGTCTATACATTTAGTTAAGTTTATAGAATACATGTACTgaactaaattaatttatatatataagtatgatagtcaaatatgaaaatttgtaTTCAAAAGATATTCTTTGGAAAAACGCTAgtacaagtataaatagaatatatatatatatatatatatatatatatatatatatatatatatatatatatatatataggcttttgatcaaatacaaacctttttaaaaataaaaactaggaaCTTATCTTATCCATCCATTAAATAATATCATCTTTTAATCTCAGCCAttgaattaaatcaaataaaaaaaatataaaagacaaAGATTTTTACGTAATCAACGCATTCATTCCGTTACTTTCTCTCTCATCAAACACTCATCTCTCTAACTGTcatatctctctctctaaactATCATATATTTCTCGATATCATCGTCTCTTAACGATTTGTCGGAGATTTTTCACTGAGCAAAAGACTTGTGGTGAATAGCTCTCTGTTCGAACGGTTGCTTCTCTCTTCGAACTGAGGTTGTGTTGTTTTTTCCATTGATCGAAGATGATTACATTGGATTTGGCTAAAATCAGTGATAATCAAGGTAATTTGCATCTTATGTGTATTATATTTACTGTTAATCTTAGTTTATTATGTTTTCGATTTTGAAGTATAGTTTTTTGTCGAAGATCAAGCTTTTTGTTTTGATAGTGTTAGGTATAGAATGTTAATTGAGTTGTGATTTTCGTTATTATGTTTTGAGGAATTTTGTGTTTGAGCTTTGTAATGGAGGCTATGTGAGAGTTTACAATGTGAGAATCAAGTTTTTGCTTtgattttttagatatataatattaaattgagtagtgattttgattattatctttTGAGGATTTTGTATTTTTGAGCTTGCAATTGAGGCTATGTGAGAGGTGACTGTGtgattttgatgatgatatgttagattttttgaataattctGTTTTTATAGTTAGTATCTAGTTCAAAAGAGTTGAGCAGCTGATATGTGCTTTTGTTTTTTTCGCAAACAGGTTCGACTTGTGGTGATTGTTCTCGTGTGGGGGCTGTTGATGTCAGTGATGTTGTTGTTTCTGATGAATGTGATAGTTCAATAACAAACTACACGTTGTCTCCTGGTGGTCAGAAGTATTATTTACCAAGTTCTGTTGACTTAGTTGAGTTGCCGTTTCCTAATCAGGTGTTTGATAGTTTAGACAAGGCGTTTAAGTTTTATAAGGAGTATGGAAGGTTGGGAGGTTTTGATGTAAGAAAGGGAACGGAGAAAAAGGATGCTGATGGGACGATTATTTTGAAACACTTTGTTTGCAGTAAAGAAGGTTATAATGTAGCTAATTTTGGCAGTGAAGAAAAGGTTGGTAAAATTGTTAAGGAAAGGCGTACGGGGTCTCGTAGATGTGGATGCAAAGCGAAAATAGTTGTCAAGATTATGAGTCTTAATAGGtattttatattgaattttgTTGAGTCGCATAATCATCCTTTAGCTAGTGAAGACGGTCGGCAGTTTTTGAGATGTAGTAGAGATATGAGTATTAGTTTGCGGAATATGGTTTTTGATGCTAGTAAGGTTAACATTGGATGCAGCAAGGCTTATAGTTTGGTAAAGGAAATGGCTGGTGGTTATAGTAATGTAGGTGCAACCTTACGTGATTTTAGAAATTTCAGTCGTGATTTGAAAGAATATGTTGGTGTAAGAGATGGTCAGATGGTAATAGACAACTTCAAGGTTATGCAGGAGACTTCGAAAGCTTTTTATTTTGCTTATGAATTGGATCCAGATGGACATTTAATCATGCTGTTTTGGGCTGATCCAACTGGTAGAcggaattttgaaatatatggaGATGCCGTGTCCTTTGATGCCACATTTGATACGAACAAGTAAGTTTGGTGTACTTGTTGAGTGACATTTTTCTGTGTATagtatgttttttttgaatTGTATTACCCTGTTTTTGTGAGTCTGTTATAGTGATTAAGCTAGTAGTTTTTAGTGATCTGTCTAATAATTTAGTGTGTTATAGTTATTCAGCTTGTAGTTTGTGTATGGCAGTAGTTAATGCTAGCTGGTAGTTTGTGTATGGCAGTAGTTTACACCATTAGTTCGCTGTCTTGCATAATTCATACTTGTCACTGTCTCAATTTACCTTGCTATGCTTCAAAATTTTCTAAGGCGCGCCGTTTTGATTAACCAGTTGTTTGATGATCTccacttttgatttaaaatggtttcttcttcttttttatcaTTGCATGTCATCTTAATTTTGTTGGAGTCCAGATGCTATCTCCATCCTTGCCAAACGACTATCTTCAccatttctttcttctttttattttatcatgtaaCCTCTATTTGTGCTCATCACTTTGCTTGACCATTCTGACTTGTACGTAAAATGTCAGATTTTTTTTCTCTGATAACTATGTGTTGCTACGTTCCCTGTAACCACTAGGCTGCAAATCCTTATATTTTGTAATGAAGGATTTTGGTTTAAATACAGTTGCATTTTAACGTCCGAATGTACAAGAGTTTTTACAAGTAGATACGCCTTTGCCTCAATCCTTGAACTGCAGTGTACTGGTTTTTCTGAGGTTGTTATAGTGATTCAGCTAGTAGTTTTAGTGATTTTTGTCTAATAATTTAGTAGTATATGCAGTTTGTTTTAGTGATTTGgacatttttttagtttaagtgGTTGTAGTGTTTGTAGTTGAACTGCATCATTTTGTGCAACATTGCActgcaattttttattttttctaggTGTAGTAGTTTGTtctatattatatgtttatattgagttttttatttttgttgttttttgtgtaggtataatatgatttttgcgCCGTTTACCGGTGTTGATAAACATGATCGATGTGTTACATTTGCTGCTTGTCTTTTAGCAAAGGAGGATGTTACTCATTTTAGCTGGGCATTTAGGCATTTTGTGAAGGCAATGGGACGTAATCCAGTTGTTTTGATTACTGATCAGTGCCCTGCGATGAAGATAGCTATCCCTGATTGTTTTTCTTCTGAAAATGGATTAGTTGCTAGCAAGCATCGTCTATGTATGTGGCATATTATGCAAAAATTTCCAATTAAGGTAGTAATTTAAAGTTATGCATATTAGTTGAGTTGATTATTTTTTGGTTGCACATAGAGATACTGACCAATTTCGTTCTTATTGTTGCAGCTTGGTAACCGTTTGTGCAAGGAGACTGATTTTATGGAGAAAATGAAGGCTTATATTTGGTCATCAACATTGGAGGttgaagaatttgaaaatgGCTGGAAATCTGTTATTAAAGAGTTTAATCTTGAGGAAAACAAGTGGCTATCTGATATGTATGAGATGAGGGCATCATGGATCCCTTCATATTTTAGGGACAGTCCAATGTTTGGTTTGTTGAGAACAACAAGTAGGTCTGAAAgtgaaaactttttttttggcCATTTTCATAGACAGAGTGATACATTGTGCGAGTTTTGGATACGGTTTCAGAGTGCTATGGATAGGCAACGGAATGAAACAAAGAGACTAGACCACGAGTCGAATTCTAGCAGTCCATCAACGTTGTCAAGATGGTATATTGAAAATGATGCTGCTGACATCTTTACGCGTGCAATTTTTTACAAGCTTCAGGAAGAAATTTTAGCATCGTGCTTGGAAATGCAGATTAAGAAGATGAGTGAAGATGTTAATGGAGTCATTCATCTTGAAATTAGAGATGTGAAGGTTAAGGACAAAATTTTTAAGGTATGTGATGAATAGTATAATATAATTAGTTTAGTTGTCTTAATGTGATATAAAACctgttaaatttaatttaatttttatcatattttgtgtTGTGTTTACTTTTTTGAATGCAGAATGCATAACTAACATAACATATATTTTAGGTACTAAGATTATAGCAATGTAATGTAGTTTAACAGATTTTCACATATATTTTATGGGAACTGATttcagttatttttttttaatgcagGTTTCCGTTAGTAAAGCTCATGCTGTATGTTCATGTCAGAAATTTGTTATGTGTGGAATAGTATGTAGGCATGCATTCTGTGGCTTGAAGCAAATAGGCGTTACAAAATTTCCTAGAAGCCTCGTGCTTAACAGATGGATGAAAATCGCTGAGTGTGGCAGTGGATCAGATGTTGATCTGGTATCTAATGACTATTTCAAGATGGAGAGAGTGTCTTTAAAGTTGTCAAATATATGGTTTGATTTTCGTCAAACGGTTAACAATGCTGGTATTGATTTAGAGAAACTTGAATATGTGCACAAAGCTATAAAGGAAATAAATGCTGAGCTTGAAAAATATGGGGGTGATGCTGCTGAGTTTAGTAAGAAAGATCATATTGCATCTATTCTTGGTGAACAGCCAGTTGGAGAACTTAATATTCTTGTACCAAACATTTCAAAGAACAAAGGTAATCATTTCAAGAGGTTGATCAGTGACCGGGAGAAAGCATTGAATAAATCGAAGAAAAGGATTAGAAGATGCAAAGAATGCTCTGCGACGACTCATGATTCTAGAACTTGTCCAAAGAAAAAAGGAGGAATAGAAACAAATGTGTGTTAAGTGGCTTGAAAGTATTTGACAGTTTgaagatattatataaacacTTTTTAAATGATGCTCAGGAAATTTGTACTTTAAGACAGTTCATAAGTTGACAGTGGCTTGAATGTATATTTTGATTCTTGTAGTTTATGCATAACTCTATCTATGCTTTTAAGGCTGGGGTCTGGAAGTAGACGTTTTCGTACTCTGTAGCTAGAGAGGTACAATGTTTTGCAAAAAAATGAGCTGTGTAATGAAATTTGTGAACCTATTGATTCATGGTTGAAATGTTCTTCCCAGTGATAAGAGGGGAACCACTGCTTATTCGTCTCGGTTAACGACTGCTTGTCTTAGTGAGAATATGTTTGTCGAGAATGGTTTGATCAGAAAATCAATTTAGTAGTTTAGTCACCTGATATTAGTGATTTGTACTTTACATTTTAGTGATTTGCAGTATGTAAGTTAGTGATATGCAGGGCAAAAAATGAATAATTGGATGAGTTTTTTATACTTTGAAATAAATTGAATTCGAGTAATGATTTTTAGAATGTAAATTAAGATTTGTTGATATTCTATCATATCTTCGGTTTAGAGTGATAATTTTATACCTTAAACTAATTAAATTCGAGATAtcgtaaaaaatttatacactTACAATGAAAAACGCCACATTATATacaattatgattttaaaaatgtttaaaagaTATGTGTTTTTAGTTGAAATTGATAATGTAgtgtttttcatattttgattttttgctgCTAATGCGAAAGAGGAATAAAAACATATTAATACGATCAGATTTAATAGAGTAATTTTTTGCtcttttgaatatttataacaAGTCTAATATCTCAAAACAGAACATGAATTATACTAATATCACAAAGTCACCAATATATCACAAAAACAGAGTCAAACATTTGTATCACCAATATATCACAAAAAACAGAGTCAAACATGAATGAACAATTTTGTGCCAAAGTCACAAAGGCAGAACATGAATGAACAAGTTTGTGCCAAATTCACCAATATATCACAAAAACAGAGTCAAACATTTGTATCAATTTTCCTCTTCCGATTGGCAGGCTACATCTTCGAATATAGTAGCCAAGTTCCTAGCAAATTTGACAGTCTTTTTTGTGGAGCttgtttctttctctttctgctGTGGTGGTTGTGGTTTTGATGATCTGGATTTTACCATTTCAAAAATTTTCTTATCTGCTGCCTTCTTGTATAAATCTTCTGCTTCTTTCATGATTGGTTCCCTTAATTCATTAGCAGGCGAAGACAATATTGCAGTTCCATACTTGAATCGGAGACGTCTGATTTGATTATCCTGGAGGTTCTGTAAAATAGAATGATTAAGTTTGCAATTAGTAAATGCATTGACATTATGATTAGATATTTGAAACatctaaaaagttatttaaactctTACCCCTTCTTCCACAAAATCAATTTCCCAATTTTTGACATCCCCTTTGAAGGTTTCCATATGTCGCATCAGGAATATTCCGCAGTCAGTAGAATTATAAACTGTTTGCCACGACATCTTCAAGTAATCTGGCTTCAGTCTACGTATTCTCTTTGTCACATGTGCATATCCTTTATCACTCAAATAGTTGCATAAGTGTGAATGCTGAAAGAAAATGTTAAAGaagtaaataaaatttgttattccCTTGAAAGATAAAAGATATAAAGGAAGATTTTTGCagttcattttattgaattatattaaatagttataacaaatacaaaagatattttatataacaacTAGAAGTGATTCATGTGTCTTACCAAAACATCCGGTACCCTTGTATAATATGGTCTTGGTTTGTCATCACGGCGAATATTGTCAATTAAGAAGCATTCCGGGGTCTTCAGATTGTAACAGATCAAATAATAGTGTCCATTCTTATTAATGGGAAAGAATATCTGTATTCAAAAGAAAGGTTAGTAGCATGGCAAAGACCGgtcaatatatcatatatcatataattaagaAGATCTGTATTCCCATGGCAAAGACCGgtcaatatatcatatattcatatgGTATGATGAACCGATGAATATATACTTGGAGATGAATGCATTATTGCCATCTGAATATTTTTAAGTAAGATGCAATAAAGTAGAAAAGGATGAAAAACATGTTATAGAAGTTGGTGCCGAAATCAtgcaaatatttttagaaaaacaaaaagggttgaacaaataatattaaactgTTAAAAATGCATTAAA
Protein-coding regions in this window:
- the LOC108215310 gene encoding carotenoid cleavage dioxygenase 8 homolog B, chloroplastic; protein product: MASLALSASGVNLNKAVSGKFDDFRGGFSFSFGSVTTNDSSFAKKRNTAIVSIATQPPPGVVGNPRTGKNDETKKLAAWTSVKQERWEGELTVEGELPLWLNGTYLRNGPGLWHVGDYNFRHLFDGYATLVRLRFENGHLVMGHRQLESDAYIAAKKNNKLCYREFSEVPKQDNFLAYIGELANLFSGASLTDNANTGVVHLGDGRVVCLTETQKGSIIIDPDTLDTLGKFEYSDTLGGLIHSAHPIVTDSEFLTLLPDLINPGYLVVRMEPGTNERKVIGRVDCRNGPAPGWVHSFPVTEHYVVVPEMPLRYCAQNLLKAEPTPLYKFEWHPESKAFVHVMCKASGKVVASVEVPLFVTFHFINAYEQTDEDGRVIGVVADCCEHSADTTILDKLRLNSLRSYSGEEDVLPDARVGRFVIPFDGSPNGKLEAALNPDEHGRGMDMCSINPDFLGKPYRYAYACGAVRPCNFPNTLTKLDLVDKKAKNWYDEGAVPSEPFFVARPGATEEDDGVVISMISDKNGEGYALVLDGKSFEEIARAKFPYGLPYGLHGCWVPKKSP
- the LOC108225857 gene encoding protein FAR1-RELATED SEQUENCE 5-like, with translation MITLDLAKISDNQGSTCGDCSRVGAVDVSDVVVSDECDSSITNYTLSPGGQKYYLPSSVDLVELPFPNQVFDSLDKAFKFYKEYGRLGGFDVRKGTEKKDADGTIILKHFVCSKEGYNVANFGSEEKVGKIVKERRTGSRRCGCKAKIVVKIMSLNRYFILNFVESHNHPLASEDGRQFLRCSRDMSISLRNMVFDASKVNIGCSKAYSLVKEMAGGYSNVGATLRDFRNFSRDLKEYVGVRDGQMVIDNFKVMQETSKAFYFAYELDPDGHLIMLFWADPTGRRNFEIYGDAVSFDATFDTNKYNMIFAPFTGVDKHDRCVTFAACLLAKEDVTHFSWAFRHFVKAMGRNPVVLITDQCPAMKIAIPDCFSSENGLVASKHRLCMWHIMQKFPIKLGNRLCKETDFMEKMKAYIWSSTLEVEEFENGWKSVIKEFNLEENKWLSDMYEMRASWIPSYFRDSPMFGLLRTTSRSESENFFFGHFHRQSDTLCEFWIRFQSAMDRQRNETKRLDHESNSSSPSTLSRWYIENDAADIFTRAIFYKLQEEILASCLEMQIKKMSEDVNGVIHLEIRDVKVKDKIFKVSVSKAHAVCSCQKFVMCGIVCRHAFCGLKQIGVTKFPRSLVLNRWMKIAECGSGSDVDLVSNDYFKMERVSLKLSNIWFDFRQTVNNAGIDLEKLEYVHKAIKEINAELEKYGGDAAEFSKKDHIASILGEQPVGELNILVPNISKNKGNHFKRLISDREKALNKSKKRIRRCKECSATTHDSRTCPKKKGGIETNVC